A segment of the Populus nigra chromosome 12, ddPopNigr1.1, whole genome shotgun sequence genome:
GCACCAACACATGTCCACTCCATGCACACACACCTCTTCCATTTCCTCAAGCCGCCAATGGCCATTCCTTCTTCCTTTTTAACTCCAATCTTCTCCTCTTTCCTCTTCATTCCTATCCCAACAGCAAATCAAGAATCTTACATAAAATAACCCACAAAAGAAACCACAGAGAAATCTAGTTTCTTAGTTACTTTCTTGAAACACTAGCAACTATGGCATCTGAGCAAGCAAGGAGAGAGAATACTACTAGTGAGAAAGATTTTTccgtggagagagagagagtcccaAAAATAGCTAACCATTTTGTGTCTTTGATTGAGAAACCAAAAGAGTCAGTTGTCCTTGTTGGTGTCATGGAAAACTTGGGTACTGAAGGTGGCAATGAAGTGGGAGCGCAGTTCGAGTCTCTTGCTGATAAAGTGAGAGCTGGGACAGTTGTTTCTAGTgataaagaaagggaaagaagggaagaagatgagagaggtggtagaaaagaaaagaatgttgAACAAAATAATGAGCAAGAACTTTCTCTAGATGAAATTACGAAGTTAAGAGGAACGGCACAACAGAATTCATTGGAGGCTTTAAAGGCAGCTGAAGAAAGacatgagaaagaaaaagagaaggctAGCCAAGTTGTGGGCTGCAAAGAGAAGGCTCCTCAAGCAAAACACACTGGTGCAGAGAAGGCTATGCAAGCCAAAGACACTGCTGCGGAGAAGGCTGCGCGAGCGAAGGAAACTTCTGGAGATATGGCTGGACAAGCAAAAGACATTATCTCAGACAAAGCTGCACAAGCCAAAGACATTGCTGTGGAGAAGGCTACACAAGCCAAAGACATTGTCGCAGAGAGAACTGCACGAGCCAAAGACGCTGCTGCGGATAAGGCTGAACAAGCAAAAGATACTGTTCTTGGAGGGGCTCAAAAAACTTCCCGTAATCTAGCAGAAAAGGGCTCTCGAGCCAAAGATACTGCAGCGGAGAAGACTTCACAAGCCAAAGATACTAGTTGGGAAGGGGCTCAAAAATCATGTCAACAGATTGAAGAGAAGGCGTCTCAAGCGAAGAGCACTGTCCTTGAAGGTGCTCAGAAAGTTGCAGAGAAGGGAGCACAGGCAAAGGACACTGCAGTTGAAGGGGGTAGAAAAACTACTCAGTTCATAGCAGAGAAGGGAGTACAAGCAAAGGACACTGTTGTTGAAGAGACTCAAAATACTACCCATTATCTTGCAGAGAAAGGAGCACAGGTAAAGGACACTCTAGTTGAAGGGGCTAAGAAATTTACCCAGTATGTAACAGAGAAGGGAGCACAAGCAAAAGACACCATTTTTGAAGGGGCTAAGAAAACTTCAGAGTATGTTGCAGAGAAGGAAGTCAGAGCTAAAGATGTGACAGTGGAAAGTGGCAAAGAAGCTGTTAATTATGTAGATAAAGTGGCTGTGGATGTGAAAGACAAGGCCGCTGCAACTGGATGGACTGCTGTTCATTACACAACTGAGAAAGCAGTGGAGGGGAGAAAGGCAGCCGCAAGGTCAGTAGAGTATGCTGGTCAAAAGACTGCAGAGCTTGCAGGCAAGCCATTGGGTGCTGCTAAACAGACTGCTACGGAAAGTGGTGAGAATATGAAGGAGTATACAGCTAGGAAAAAAGAGGAGGCCGAGAGAGAGCTTGAGGCCCGAAAAGCAGCTGAAGGAGAGGTACAGCTCAAGAAATAGTGTGTCTAGGAGTTATTTTAGCATGGGTTGAATTCACATTGTGAAGTTTACGATGCTCTTTTAACTGCAATTTAGTGTAATGTAAAATTTCTTGAATATCTTGAATGGATGTTCTATTTCTACATCATGGGCTTCAATGCAAGCAATGCCACTACAGGCCAATGAAATTGATGGATTAAACTGTCTTtctaattgaaaatgaaaaatgtggACTAGTTTATTACATTTGTAGTACTTGAAATAGAAAGTGAATATATGTTGCCTGATTGAGGATGATTAGAGGAGTTTCCAAGGAAGAGAATACAAAGAAGAACCACAAGTTCATGCAACAAGAGGTCAAGGGCCAGAAGAAACGAGCATCACTAAGAAATTCAGCGAGCAAGTCTCCCCTGAAGGCGATAAACAAGAACAACAGGATTGGCAGCAGCAACAGCGACAAGAAGGAAGCAGCATACAGGGCGCCGCCGTTGGCGAAACTATAGTGGAGATTGCTCAAGCAACCAAAGATCTTGTTATTGGGCAACACCAACCTGACGCGGGGAAGAATGCTGGTGGATACGAGACAAGCCACTACAAGAAAGGAAAGCAAGAAGAACATTAAAAATTTGTTGGTGATTATTTCTTTAGATTTGTATTCGGTTAATTCAGTCAAGTTTCAGTAATATACCTTTTGGATTTGCATAATTTAGGTGGTTGCATACATTTGAGACCGTATAATATgcaatttctatatatatagagagagagagttttaaACACATGAGCAGGAGAGGAAATTAACTTCGTATTTGGTAGTTTCTTaatgattgcttttcaaataatttttcatgctgaaatacatgtcaataatattttttttatttttaaaaaattatttttaacaacagcacatcaaaacgatccaaaaattACAAACCGTAcgtaattttaacaaaaaaaaatttaaaatttaattaaatacaaattcaaCCACATAGCTAAACAGACTCAACATGCGGCATAATTTTGAGTGGCGATTACATGGAAGAATGCAAGTTCATTGTAGCAGAAGATGAACCAAAGTTGACTGGCTTTGTGTTGGGAACAAAAGTGTTTGAGCCAGGTCTACCGAATGATCTAATGAAC
Coding sequences within it:
- the LOC133669020 gene encoding seed biotin-containing protein SBP65-like; protein product: MASEQARRENTTSEKDFSVERERVPKIANHFVSLIEKPKESVVLVGVMENLGTEGGNEVGAQFESLADKVRAGTVVSSDKERERREEDERGGRKEKNVEQNNEQELSLDEITKLRGTAQQNSLEALKAAEERHEKEKEKASQVVGCKEKAPQAKHTGAEKAMQAKDTAAEKAARAKETSGDMAGQAKDIISDKAAQAKDIAVEKATQAKDIVAERTARAKDAAADKAEQAKDTVLGGAQKTSRNLAEKGSRAKDTAAEKTSQAKDTSWEGAQKSCQQIEEKASQAKSTVLEGAQKVAEKGAQAKDTAVEGGRKTTQFIAEKGVQAKDTVVEETQNTTHYLAEKGAQVKDTLVEGAKKFTQYVTEKGAQAKDTIFEGAKKTSEYVAEKEVRAKDVTVESGKEAVNYVDKVAVDVKDKAAATGWTAVHYTTEKAVEGRKAAARSVEYAGQKTAELAGKPLGAAKQTATESGENMKEYTARKKEEAERELEARKAAEGEVQEYKEEPQVHATRGQGPEETSITKKFSEQVSPEGDKQEQQDWQQQQRQEGSSIQGAAVGETIVEIAQATKDLVIGQHQPDAGKNAGGYETSHYKKGKQEEH